Proteins co-encoded in one Paraburkholderia edwinii genomic window:
- a CDS encoding TAXI family TRAP transporter solute-binding subunit, giving the protein MTKRNPALHRIQSAERMTPARRWTLIAVVLIVLVALIWAAWSFAEPAVRSRIVITTGADGGIYRGFAEQYAPLLKRKGITLDIRPSSGSVQNYQRLVDPDSEYEIGFIQSGTIHPKDTDNLQTIAAVSYEPIWVFYRGAETVDRLMQLRGKRISIGVPGSGLLNVSQTLLGLAEVTRENSTLVELAADDAYHSLENGTLDASFFIGRPDAPMQQKLLNSDLKLMSFALADAYVQKFPALAKITYPRGATSIAQDRPSEDVTLLAATAQLVAKDSLHPALAFVLLEVAKTVHGGEDYFTTVGAFPNLNTAEFPVSDESARYFKSGPPFLQRYLPFWLASFIERRLLILVPFLAVLVGLLQALPRMLEARVKLRLVVWYRELKSLEDEIWRTAQPTSDQIELWREEIEEIDAYAGQIRMPQRYFQDVYALKQAIAVVRSRIVQIAAHTSHANIPD; this is encoded by the coding sequence ATGACAAAACGCAACCCCGCGTTGCACCGCATTCAGTCCGCAGAACGAATGACGCCCGCGCGCCGGTGGACGCTGATCGCCGTCGTGCTGATCGTGCTCGTGGCGCTGATCTGGGCGGCGTGGTCGTTTGCCGAGCCCGCGGTCCGCAGCCGGATTGTCATCACGACCGGCGCGGACGGCGGCATTTATCGCGGCTTTGCCGAACAGTACGCGCCTCTGCTCAAACGCAAAGGCATCACGCTCGATATCCGACCGTCGTCGGGCTCCGTCCAAAACTATCAGCGCCTCGTCGATCCGGATAGCGAATACGAGATCGGCTTTATCCAGTCCGGCACGATCCACCCTAAGGACACCGACAATCTGCAGACGATCGCCGCGGTTTCGTATGAACCGATCTGGGTGTTCTATCGTGGCGCCGAAACGGTCGACCGGCTGATGCAACTGCGCGGCAAGCGCATTTCGATCGGCGTGCCGGGCAGCGGGTTGCTTAACGTGTCGCAAACGCTGCTCGGCCTCGCCGAAGTGACGCGCGAAAATTCGACGCTCGTCGAACTGGCTGCGGACGACGCGTATCACAGCCTCGAAAACGGCACGCTCGACGCCTCGTTCTTTATCGGCCGCCCCGATGCGCCGATGCAGCAAAAGCTGCTGAACAGCGACCTGAAGCTGATGAGCTTCGCGCTCGCCGACGCGTACGTGCAGAAATTCCCGGCGCTCGCAAAGATCACCTATCCGCGCGGCGCGACGAGCATCGCCCAGGATCGTCCATCCGAAGACGTCACGCTGCTTGCCGCGACCGCGCAACTTGTCGCGAAAGATTCGCTGCATCCGGCACTCGCCTTCGTGTTGCTCGAAGTCGCGAAAACCGTGCATGGCGGCGAAGACTACTTCACGACAGTCGGCGCATTTCCCAATCTGAACACGGCCGAATTTCCGGTTTCCGACGAAAGCGCGCGCTACTTCAAATCGGGCCCGCCGTTCCTGCAGCGCTATCTGCCGTTCTGGCTCGCGAGCTTTATCGAACGGCGCCTGCTGATACTCGTGCCGTTTCTCGCGGTGCTCGTCGGTCTGCTGCAGGCCTTGCCACGCATGCTCGAGGCGCGCGTCAAACTGCGCCTCGTCGTCTGGTACCGCGAGCTCAAGTCGCTCGAAGACGAGATCTGGCGAACCGCCCAGCCGACGTCGGACCAGATCGAACTATGGCGCGAGGAAATCGAAGAGATCGATGCGTACGCCGGGCAAATCCGCATGCCGCAACGTTACTTTCAGGACGTTTACGCATTGAAGCAGGCGATCGCCGTGGTGCGTAGCCGGATTGTGCAGATTGCCGCGCATACCTCACACGCCAACATACCCGACTGA
- a CDS encoding IS3 family transposase, translating into MYSYEDRIRAVQLYLKLGKRIRATIRQLGYPTKNSLKAWHREYEQCHGLRTGYIRAAPRYSAEQKQTAVDHFLSHDRCAAATLKALGYPCRGTFAKWIEELCPEIGKRMVGRVAGSVPKSREARQAAVIDLCTRDESASVVAQRAGVSRPLLYNWKNQLLGREAPASMRRQKKPAPNLEIAELEQQVESLRRDIRKLELERDILKKANELVKKGMGIDPQLLSNREKTMLVDALKQTYPLPDLLSVLRLARSSYFYHRARLLVADRHAGARRVIADIFECNYRCYGYRRIRAALSRQQVFISEKVVRRLMRQEGLAAATTKRRRYGSYRGEISPAPENLINRDFRAVAPNQKWLTDITEFQIPAGKVYLSPVIDCFDGLVVSWAIGTRPDAELVNAMLDSAIEAVADSGDRPVVHSDRGAHYRWPGWLSRMRDARLVRSMSRKGCSPDNAACEGFFGRLKTELFYSRDWRATTVDHFIEVLDSYIRWYNATRIKVSLGSLSPLEYRETLGILA; encoded by the coding sequence ATGTACTCGTACGAAGACCGCATTCGAGCAGTTCAGCTTTATTTGAAGTTGGGCAAGCGCATCAGGGCGACCATCAGACAGCTGGGTTACCCGACAAAGAATTCTCTGAAGGCCTGGCATCGCGAATACGAGCAGTGTCATGGTTTGCGAACCGGCTATATTCGCGCTGCGCCAAGGTATTCGGCTGAACAGAAACAGACTGCCGTCGATCACTTCCTGAGCCATGACCGATGTGCTGCTGCGACCTTGAAGGCTTTAGGCTATCCGTGTCGCGGAACGTTTGCCAAATGGATCGAAGAATTGTGTCCCGAGATCGGAAAGCGTATGGTGGGCAGAGTAGCCGGCAGCGTTCCGAAATCGCGCGAGGCCAGGCAGGCAGCGGTCATTGATCTGTGCACCAGGGATGAAAGCGCAAGCGTGGTTGCCCAGAGAGCAGGCGTGAGCAGGCCTCTGCTGTACAACTGGAAGAACCAGCTCCTCGGTCGGGAGGCTCCAGCATCCATGAGACGCCAGAAGAAGCCAGCTCCGAACCTTGAGATTGCGGAACTGGAGCAGCAGGTCGAGTCGCTTCGACGCGACATCCGGAAGCTGGAGCTTGAGCGCGACATCCTCAAGAAAGCGAACGAACTGGTAAAAAAAGGGATGGGCATCGACCCGCAGCTCCTGAGCAACCGGGAGAAGACGATGCTGGTTGATGCCCTGAAGCAAACCTATCCGTTGCCAGATCTGTTATCCGTCCTGAGGCTAGCCCGCAGTTCCTACTTCTATCACCGTGCACGTCTGCTTGTCGCTGACAGGCATGCTGGCGCGCGTCGCGTCATTGCAGACATTTTCGAATGCAATTACCGCTGCTACGGCTATCGTCGAATCCGGGCAGCCTTGAGCAGGCAGCAGGTATTTATCTCAGAGAAGGTCGTGCGACGTTTGATGCGACAGGAAGGCTTGGCCGCTGCCACAACGAAACGACGTCGCTACGGCTCCTATCGTGGAGAAATCAGCCCCGCTCCGGAGAATCTCATCAATCGCGATTTCCGTGCAGTCGCCCCGAATCAGAAATGGCTCACCGACATCACCGAATTCCAGATCCCTGCCGGCAAGGTGTATCTGTCGCCGGTAATAGACTGCTTCGACGGGCTCGTTGTGAGCTGGGCAATCGGCACACGGCCAGATGCTGAACTCGTCAATGCCATGCTGGATTCGGCCATCGAGGCGGTGGCTGATAGCGGTGATCGGCCGGTGGTCCACTCCGATCGCGGTGCGCACTATCGTTGGCCGGGATGGCTATCCCGTATGCGCGATGCCAGGCTTGTTCGCTCGATGTCACGCAAAGGATGTTCACCTGATAACGCGGCCTGCGAAGGCTTCTTCGGACGGCTCAAAACGGAACTGTTCTATTCTCGCGACTGGCGGGCTACGACCGTTGATCACTTCATTGAAGTCCTCGACTCGTACATCCGC
- a CDS encoding superinfection immunity protein: MVKYVEAIGLIGAVVVYLVPSLEADAREHRHAFAITMINVFLGWTVIGWFAALRAARSPDGGARLAQIARSARIAIARGTIDKLVSHAQHCAPFRPRLAEARIVEVHCVNHHHHVKKSHRTLR, encoded by the coding sequence ATGGTCAAATATGTCGAAGCGATCGGGCTGATCGGCGCAGTCGTGGTGTACCTCGTGCCATCGCTCGAAGCAGATGCGCGCGAACATCGTCACGCGTTCGCCATCACGATGATCAATGTTTTTCTTGGCTGGACCGTGATCGGCTGGTTCGCCGCGTTGCGTGCGGCACGGTCCCCGGACGGCGGCGCACGGCTTGCGCAGATCGCGCGTTCGGCCCGTATCGCGATCGCGCGCGGCACCATCGACAAGCTTGTCAGTCACGCCCAGCATTGCGCACCGTTCAGGCCGCGGCTTGCTGAAGCGAGAATCGTCGAAGTGCATTGCGTGAATCACCATCACCACGTGAAGAAGAGTCACCGCACGCTGCGGTAA
- a CDS encoding dienelactone hydrolase family protein: MNPRPTPANTATRRPIARALDTLLLCAALFIALCAPAASASDAHDVPPAPLNETVLTVPVDTSPPVRLKVTLYMPSRGGPFPLALVNHGASHDPANAPRVADEFIPYYFLSRGYAVAMPMMRGYAGSGGHLRPHGCDVTAIGLDAARDIRKVLDVVKQQPGIDASRIVVAGKSMGGWNTLAFGSMNPTDVSDVKGLLDFAGGVKEGDCQTPDASLISAAGQLGARTRLRSIWFYGENDQIFSTATWRQMYAQYTAAGGRAELVDYGAFQKDAHAMTASGAGLPLWVQKADAFLRGIGMPGSETYPEYLPGNAPKSTTFAALNDLAAIPYLTDDQKEKLYRGFLAAPLPRAIAIGMSNGSWASGGFDPASAALKRCWQTAQYCQLYAVDNTVVWPRLADAPPATAFATLANASAVPYLSAQGRLAYSKFLTMPRPRAFAIAPDGAWGASSGVDPISDALVQCANGHTNCRLYAVDGDVVWSGADGR; encoded by the coding sequence TTGAACCCGCGCCCGACTCCAGCCAACACCGCGACGCGTCGCCCGATCGCGCGAGCGCTCGACACCCTGCTTCTGTGCGCGGCGCTTTTCATCGCACTTTGCGCGCCCGCCGCATCGGCTAGCGACGCACACGACGTTCCGCCCGCGCCGCTCAACGAAACCGTCCTGACGGTGCCGGTCGACACGTCGCCGCCGGTGCGCCTGAAAGTTACGCTCTATATGCCGTCGCGCGGCGGACCGTTCCCGCTCGCGCTCGTCAATCACGGCGCCTCGCACGACCCCGCGAATGCGCCGCGCGTCGCCGACGAATTCATTCCCTACTACTTCCTCTCGCGCGGCTACGCGGTCGCGATGCCGATGATGCGCGGCTATGCCGGCTCGGGCGGCCATCTGCGGCCGCATGGGTGCGACGTGACCGCGATCGGACTCGACGCCGCGCGCGATATCCGCAAGGTGCTCGATGTCGTCAAGCAGCAGCCGGGCATCGACGCATCGCGTATCGTCGTGGCGGGCAAAAGCATGGGCGGCTGGAACACGCTCGCGTTCGGCTCGATGAACCCGACCGACGTAAGCGACGTGAAGGGGCTGCTCGATTTCGCGGGCGGCGTGAAGGAAGGCGACTGCCAGACGCCCGATGCGAGTCTCATCAGCGCAGCCGGACAGTTGGGCGCGCGCACGCGCTTGCGCTCGATCTGGTTCTACGGCGAAAACGACCAGATCTTCTCGACCGCGACGTGGCGCCAGATGTACGCGCAATACACCGCCGCGGGCGGCCGCGCGGAACTCGTCGACTACGGCGCGTTCCAGAAGGACGCGCATGCGATGACGGCATCGGGCGCCGGCTTGCCGCTGTGGGTGCAGAAAGCCGATGCATTCCTGCGCGGCATCGGCATGCCGGGCAGCGAGACGTACCCCGAGTATCTGCCCGGCAACGCGCCGAAGTCGACCACCTTTGCGGCGCTGAACGACCTCGCTGCCATTCCGTATCTGACCGACGACCAGAAGGAAAAACTCTATCGCGGCTTTCTGGCCGCGCCGCTGCCGCGCGCGATCGCCATCGGCATGTCGAACGGATCATGGGCGTCCGGCGGCTTCGATCCGGCGAGCGCCGCGCTCAAACGGTGCTGGCAGACCGCGCAGTATTGTCAGTTGTATGCCGTCGACAACACGGTGGTCTGGCCGCGGCTCGCCGATGCGCCGCCGGCCACGGCATTCGCGACGCTCGCTAACGCGTCGGCGGTGCCGTATCTGAGCGCCCAGGGCCGGCTCGCCTACTCGAAATTCCTGACGATGCCCCGGCCGCGCGCCTTCGCGATCGCGCCGGACGGCGCGTGGGGCGCGTCCTCGGGCGTCGATCCGATCAGCGACGCGCTCGTTCAATGCGCGAACGGACACACGAATTGCCGGCTCTATGCGGTGGATGGCGACGTCGTGTGGAGCGGAGCGGACGGCAGATAA
- a CDS encoding autotransporter outer membrane beta-barrel domain-containing protein: protein MNNQTDLANAIAAINSSTDASSTIRFGSGFQVTGNLTTPNKPITLDTQGFTLTTSGDVWSGPVTIVGTVVSSGTNNVGGASFQLTSPSGSTPFVNNGSLTGGGAGAGQTGGIGILLNGTRVTLTNNGTISGGSSLTTGAPGPGVEVENGAALTNSGTILGGNTNGGVGAVGIGVTWGPGGGTLINHGTIRGGSDLTGANVGGAGIFLRAGASPVVNTGTIVGGNGAAAVSGNAAISLINSGTLQAGAGQANAIQFTGGTGALSLELQAGSTIVGNVIANTASSANTLTLGGTANDVFDVSSIGSAAQYRNFNVFQKTGTSTWALTGTGTAATPWFIQQGTLQIGNGGTSGSVLGAITDNATLAFNRSDAFTFGNLVSGTGSVNQVGTGITVLTAANTYSGGTNVLAGTLAVGDAAHANATIGSGLTTVAAGATLGGYGTVSGSVNNSGTIAAANALSPFASGNTGAFSIGGNLNNAGIVNLAAASGRIGNVLNVAGNYTGTNGQVVLNTLLNEGGPASQSDRLVVGGNVSGTTTIKLNQSGAGAQTVGDGIQLVQVNGTSAANSFHLAGPVQAGAFQYMLFQGGATDVNDWYLRSQLAAQTAPGDTSDPTAPPPASAAATGPIAYRPAVVGYSVTPLLNADYGFSLLGRLHERVGDIPNADSTQPAHNNGVWGRIGGQNLSADANDRFSADEHTFFAQFGKDWTLSHDASGGSTHAGATLAFGSTSANFSDSARNIPGTSDSTGTVETQGQSIGGYWTRYLPDGSYFDGVGQLTHYQNRYGDIFGDSSSQNGFGAGVSGEIGKPFALGSTGVAIEPQAQLLYQYLHLNSFDDGVSPISSNTTNGLRGRLGFRLFKANLGNDSKTSSVTPYFTADVLHDFFSPGQTTVGGTSFGNELEKTWYDIGIGITGSIGKHSEAYANVKYEHSWGGEYRRNVFGQAGYRFSW, encoded by the coding sequence GTGAACAACCAGACGGATCTGGCCAACGCGATTGCCGCGATCAACTCATCCACCGACGCCAGTTCGACCATCCGGTTCGGCAGCGGCTTCCAGGTCACCGGTAACCTGACGACGCCCAACAAGCCCATCACGCTTGATACGCAGGGCTTCACTTTAACGACCTCCGGCGACGTATGGTCGGGGCCGGTAACCATTGTCGGAACAGTGGTCAGTTCAGGGACGAACAACGTTGGCGGAGCCAGCTTTCAGCTGACTAGCCCGTCAGGCAGCACGCCGTTCGTCAACAATGGGTCTCTGACCGGTGGCGGCGCTGGCGCAGGCCAAACGGGAGGGATCGGCATCTTGCTGAACGGGACCCGGGTGACACTAACGAACAACGGCACGATCAGCGGGGGAAGCTCTTTAACTACCGGAGCTCCTGGACCCGGTGTAGAGGTAGAAAATGGCGCAGCGCTAACCAATAGCGGCACGATCCTCGGTGGGAACACCAACGGAGGCGTTGGTGCGGTCGGCATCGGCGTGACGTGGGGGCCGGGCGGCGGGACATTGATCAATCACGGCACGATCCGCGGCGGCTCTGATCTGACAGGCGCGAACGTGGGCGGCGCAGGGATCTTCCTCCGGGCAGGTGCGTCGCCGGTCGTCAACACGGGCACGATCGTGGGCGGCAACGGCGCCGCCGCAGTCAGCGGGAATGCGGCCATCAGCCTCATCAACAGCGGGACCCTCCAGGCGGGCGCCGGCCAGGCCAACGCGATCCAGTTCACGGGTGGGACGGGTGCACTCTCGCTCGAACTACAGGCAGGTTCGACGATCGTCGGCAACGTCATTGCCAACACTGCGTCAAGCGCCAACACATTGACGCTCGGTGGCACCGCAAATGATGTCTTCGATGTTTCTTCGATCGGCTCTGCCGCCCAGTATCGGAACTTCAACGTCTTCCAGAAAACCGGCACGAGCACCTGGGCGCTGACGGGCACCGGCACCGCCGCAACCCCATGGTTCATCCAGCAGGGCACGCTGCAGATCGGCAATGGCGGCACGAGCGGCAGCGTTCTCGGCGCCATCACCGATAACGCCACGCTCGCCTTCAATCGTAGCGATGCATTCACGTTCGGCAATCTGGTAAGCGGCACAGGTTCGGTGAATCAGGTGGGCACAGGCATCACTGTTCTCACCGCTGCGAACACGTATTCGGGCGGCACGAACGTGCTGGCCGGCACGCTCGCTGTCGGCGATGCAGCGCATGCCAATGCAACCATCGGCTCGGGCCTGACGACGGTCGCTGCGGGCGCGACGCTGGGTGGCTATGGCACCGTGTCGGGTTCGGTGAACAACAGCGGCACGATTGCGGCAGCGAATGCGCTGTCGCCGTTTGCATCGGGCAACACTGGCGCTTTCAGTATCGGCGGCAATCTGAATAACGCTGGTATCGTGAATCTCGCAGCCGCGTCGGGCCGCATCGGCAACGTGCTGAACGTCGCCGGCAACTACACCGGCACGAACGGCCAGGTCGTGCTCAACACGCTGCTCAACGAAGGCGGCCCGGCATCGCAAAGCGACAGGCTCGTGGTCGGTGGTAACGTAAGCGGCACGACGACCATCAAGCTCAATCAGTCGGGTGCGGGCGCGCAGACCGTTGGCGATGGTATCCAGCTCGTGCAGGTGAACGGCACTTCGGCCGCGAACAGTTTCCATCTGGCAGGTCCGGTCCAGGCCGGCGCCTTCCAGTACATGCTATTCCAGGGCGGTGCGACGGACGTGAACGACTGGTACCTGCGCTCGCAACTCGCGGCCCAGACAGCGCCTGGCGACACGTCCGACCCGACGGCTCCGCCACCGGCCAGTGCAGCGGCGACGGGACCCATTGCCTATCGCCCGGCGGTGGTCGGCTATTCCGTCACGCCGCTGCTCAACGCGGACTACGGCTTTAGCCTCCTCGGCCGCCTGCACGAGCGCGTCGGCGATATTCCGAACGCGGATTCCACGCAACCGGCGCACAACAACGGCGTGTGGGGCCGCATTGGCGGACAGAATCTCAGCGCCGACGCGAACGACCGGTTCTCGGCCGACGAACACACGTTCTTCGCGCAGTTCGGCAAGGACTGGACGCTGTCGCACGACGCGAGCGGCGGCAGCACGCATGCGGGTGCGACGCTGGCATTCGGCTCCACGTCCGCGAACTTCAGCGACAGCGCGCGAAACATACCCGGCACATCCGATTCAACGGGCACCGTTGAAACGCAGGGGCAATCGATCGGCGGTTACTGGACCAGGTATCTGCCCGACGGCAGCTACTTCGACGGCGTCGGACAACTGACGCATTACCAGAACCGCTACGGCGACATCTTCGGCGACAGCAGCAGCCAGAACGGCTTTGGCGCGGGTGTGTCAGGCGAAATCGGCAAGCCGTTCGCACTCGGCTCGACCGGCGTGGCGATCGAGCCGCAAGCTCAACTGCTCTACCAATACCTGCATCTGAACAGCTTCGATGACGGCGTCTCGCCGATCAGCTCGAATACGACGAACGGCTTGCGTGGACGTCTGGGATTCAGGTTGTTCAAGGCAAACCTGGGCAACGACTCGAAGACATCGAGCGTCACGCCGTATTTCACGGCCGACGTACTGCATGACTTCTTCTCGCCGGGACAGACTACCGTTGGCGGCACGTCATTCGGCAATGAACTCGAGAAGACCTGGTATGACATCGGCATTGGGATCACGGGCAGCATCGGCAAGCACTCCGAGGCGTACGCGAATGTGAAATACGAACACAGCTGGGGCGGGGAATATCGCCGCAATGTGTTTGGACAGGCGGGCTACCGGTTCAGCTGGTAA
- a CDS encoding 2,4'-dihydroxyacetophenone dioxygenase family protein, which yields MTPQPINRPDQSAVPYQLPQPPFMSGDLVHNGAIKDWLEDDKLWVPSTPTVSFKPLMFNTSQGYFINLLRVRKSGIVSRHRHAGAVHAIVLKGRWYYLEHDWVAEQNSYAFEPPGETHTLYVPEDVDEMITWFHVTGGYVFVDPQGVALGYEDVFTKLETARRHYEAIGLGADYVEQFVR from the coding sequence ATGACCCCCCAACCCATAAACCGGCCCGACCAGAGCGCGGTTCCGTATCAACTCCCGCAACCGCCTTTCATGTCGGGCGATCTCGTGCACAACGGCGCAATCAAGGACTGGCTCGAAGACGACAAGCTGTGGGTGCCGAGCACGCCGACCGTATCGTTCAAGCCTTTGATGTTCAATACGAGCCAGGGCTACTTCATCAATCTGCTGCGCGTGCGCAAGTCCGGCATCGTGTCGCGGCACCGCCATGCAGGCGCGGTTCATGCCATCGTGCTGAAAGGCCGCTGGTACTACCTCGAGCACGACTGGGTCGCCGAGCAGAATTCGTACGCGTTCGAGCCGCCCGGCGAAACGCATACGCTGTACGTCCCCGAGGATGTCGACGAGATGATCACGTGGTTCCATGTCACGGGCGGCTACGTATTTGTTGATCCGCAAGGCGTCGCGCTCGGTTATGAGGATGTCTTCACCAAGCTCGAAACGGCACGCCGCCATTACGAAGCCATCGGGCTCGGCGCCGATTACGTCGAACAGTTCGTCCGTTAA
- a CDS encoding GNAT family N-acetyltransferase, which translates to MDVRALEEADLELVCRHREQMFREAGRDEAVLQTMTAHFREWLRPRLHDRTYFGYLLCAAGEPVAGIGLMLIDWPPHPSHPVSDRRGYVLNVFVEPAYRRRGLARDLMQRAETEFARRGVQYAILHATDAGRDLYANLGWSGTTEMAKPIASS; encoded by the coding sequence ATGGACGTGCGTGCGCTTGAAGAAGCGGATCTCGAACTCGTGTGCCGTCATCGCGAGCAGATGTTTCGCGAGGCCGGCCGCGACGAAGCCGTGTTGCAAACCATGACCGCGCATTTTCGCGAGTGGCTGCGGCCGCGTCTCCACGACCGTACGTATTTCGGTTATCTGCTGTGCGCAGCGGGTGAACCGGTTGCGGGCATCGGCCTGATGCTGATCGACTGGCCGCCGCATCCGTCTCATCCGGTATCGGACCGGCGCGGTTATGTGCTCAACGTCTTCGTCGAGCCCGCGTATCGCCGACGCGGGCTCGCACGCGATCTGATGCAACGGGCTGAAACGGAATTCGCGAGACGTGGCGTGCAGTACGCGATTCTTCATGCGACCGATGCGGGCCGCGATCTTTACGCGAACCTCGGGTGGAGCGGCACGACGGAGATGGCCAAACCGATTGCGTCAAGCTGA
- a CDS encoding alpha/beta fold hydrolase, with amino-acid sequence MTIERKSVDVDGVAASYLTAVTRSEAAPVVLLLHGTYWSRVWQPVLEDLAAAGLRPIAVDLPGLGRSAGELDVDHASVPALAAWVVRFAQALGISGPVYLAGHDIGGGIAQQLLVDGQLEVSRLALVNGVMLDSWPAPAVARYGDPAVAAVTTPADILAARRISVIAALARPASEEEIAKYLNPWTDPRVGRSWLSLARAADARYTLDLVPALRASAVPKLLVWGEDDAFQRVEFAERFAREIPHTVLVRIAAAGHIPMENNPQAVARALIGFFT; translated from the coding sequence ATGACGATTGAACGGAAATCTGTCGACGTCGATGGCGTCGCGGCAAGCTATCTGACCGCCGTCACGCGCAGCGAAGCGGCGCCCGTGGTCCTGCTGCTGCACGGCACGTACTGGAGCCGCGTCTGGCAACCGGTGCTCGAAGACCTCGCCGCCGCGGGCCTGCGGCCGATCGCGGTGGACCTGCCCGGGCTCGGCCGCTCGGCCGGCGAACTCGACGTCGACCATGCGTCGGTGCCGGCGCTCGCCGCATGGGTCGTGCGCTTCGCACAGGCGCTTGGAATCAGCGGCCCCGTGTATCTTGCCGGGCACGACATCGGCGGCGGCATCGCGCAGCAACTGCTCGTCGACGGCCAGCTCGAAGTGAGCCGGCTCGCGCTCGTCAACGGCGTGATGCTCGATTCATGGCCGGCGCCGGCCGTCGCGCGGTATGGCGACCCGGCCGTGGCGGCCGTGACGACACCTGCCGATATCCTCGCCGCGCGCCGCATCTCGGTCATCGCGGCACTCGCGCGCCCGGCATCGGAAGAGGAAATCGCTAAGTATCTGAACCCGTGGACCGACCCGCGCGTCGGGCGCTCGTGGCTCTCGCTGGCCCGCGCGGCCGACGCGCGTTACACGCTCGACCTCGTACCGGCGCTGCGCGCATCGGCGGTGCCGAAGCTGCTCGTATGGGGCGAAGACGATGCATTTCAGCGCGTCGAGTTTGCGGAGCGCTTCGCCAGGGAGATTCCGCATACGGTACTCGTGCGCATCGCCGCGGCCGGCCACATCCCGATGGAAAACAACCCGCAAGCGGTCGCGCGTGCGCTGATCGGCTTCTTCACCTGA
- a CDS encoding LysR substrate-binding domain-containing protein, with product MRFDLTDMRLFLTVVERGSLTQGAQAMHLALASVSERIAGMEAALGAPLLERNRRGVQATPAGVVLMRHARAILDQVEQMRGEMRPYATGLKGRIRLMSNTAALATFLPPHLCRFLARFPDLSIDIDERPTSEMVPALAEGRADLGIGADIADLGSLQTHLLMQDQLVVVASRSHRIGSAESVAFAEILDEPFVGLSDAALETHLAERASRLGKQLQYRIQMRGLDDIGMLIEAGIGIAILSLASADTLRRPGLSIVPLSEPWTARRLHLCARDFAALTPHAHLLAEQLIESATPREA from the coding sequence ATGCGTTTTGACCTGACCGATATGCGGCTTTTCCTGACGGTTGTCGAACGCGGCAGCCTCACGCAAGGCGCACAGGCCATGCACCTGGCGCTCGCATCGGTCAGCGAGCGTATCGCCGGCATGGAGGCCGCGCTCGGCGCGCCGCTGCTCGAACGCAATCGCCGCGGCGTGCAGGCCACGCCGGCCGGTGTCGTCCTGATGCGGCATGCGCGCGCGATTCTCGACCAGGTCGAACAGATGCGCGGCGAAATGCGCCCGTATGCGACCGGCCTCAAAGGCCGTATCCGGCTGATGTCGAATACGGCGGCGCTCGCGACGTTTTTGCCGCCGCATCTATGCCGTTTTCTCGCGCGTTTTCCCGATCTGTCGATCGATATCGACGAACGGCCGACTTCGGAGATGGTGCCCGCGCTCGCGGAAGGGCGCGCCGATCTCGGCATCGGCGCGGACATCGCGGACCTCGGTTCGTTGCAGACGCATCTTCTGATGCAGGATCAGCTTGTGGTCGTCGCGAGCCGGTCGCATCGTATCGGCAGCGCCGAATCGGTTGCATTCGCGGAGATTCTCGACGAACCGTTTGTTGGCCTCTCCGACGCGGCGCTCGAAACGCATCTGGCCGAACGCGCATCGCGTCTCGGCAAACAACTGCAATACCGCATTCAGATGCGCGGTCTCGACGATATCGGCATGCTGATCGAAGCGGGCATCGGCATCGCGATCCTGTCGCTCGCGTCGGCCGACACGCTGCGCCGGCCCGGTCTGTCGATCGTGCCGTTATCGGAGCCGTGGACCGCGCGGCGGCTGCATCTGTGCGCGCGCGATTTCGCCGCGCTCACGCCGCATGCGCATCTGCTCGCGGAACAACTGATCGAAAGCGCGACGCCGCGCGAAGCGTGA